In one window of Ostrinia nubilalis chromosome 19, ilOstNubi1.1, whole genome shotgun sequence DNA:
- the LOC135081135 gene encoding GDP-D-glucose phosphorylase 1 — protein sequence MFTFTEFNFAVENAETNPQNLDFLNLLSCKWDEVHEKCEVFRYKINNLQDKVVDGYLLQLNPERNCKRRTPEQIDNICQSFDGTKFNFNKVSPQEVLFTFKKDVQDSAVHSVIVNVSPISRYHSLLCPSLDKCLPQVVTEESLELVISLMLLVKDRAFRIGFNSLCGLASVNHLHYHIFMENNILPVETAKCNHLQGPVYCLNQDYPIPAFCFQIPCEDSATKSSNMAKDIYKLLEYLLHKSIAHNIFITRGESVDSSEKEVIRVLVWPRKSSAGVKQLSAFNVAVLELSGWFPVYNADDFENLQAADLEKELKKWRIDNFEDLCKEIKSLF from the exons ATGTTTACATTTACCGAGTTTAATTTCGCAGTTGAGAATGCTGAAACCAATCCTCAAAACTTGGATTTTCTTAATCTTTTATCTTGTAAATGGGACGAGGTTCATGAAAAATGTGAAGTGTTTcggtataaaattaataacctACAAGACAAAGTCGTCGATGGATATTTACTGCAG TTAAACCCAGAGCGGAACTGCAAGAGGCGAACTCCAGAACAAATAGACAACATTTGCCAGTCATTTGATGGCACGAAATTCAATTTTAACAAAGTTTCACCTCAAGAAGTtctttttacatttaaaaaagatGTTCAAG ATTCAGCTGTCCATAGTGTTATCGTTAATGTAAGCCCAATATCTAGATACCATAGCCTTCTATGTCCGTCACTTGATAAGTGCCTACCGCAAGTTGTAACTGAGGAAAGCTTGGAGCTAGTTATTAGTCTTATGTTGCTAGTGAAAGATCG tGCCTTTCGTATAGGATTCAACAGTCTTTGTGGTTTAGCATCGGTGAATCACTTGCATTACCACATATTTATGGAAAATAATATATTGCCAGTGGAAACAGCT AAATGTAACCACCTACAAGGGCCTGTGTACTGTCTGAATCAAGACTACCCCATCCCTGCCTTTTGTTTCCAAATACCATGTGAGGATTCAGCCACAAAATCCTCAAATATGGCAAAAGACATATACAAACTCCTAGAATACTTGCTACATAAGTCAATAGCACATAACATCTTTATAACTAGAGGAGAGAGTGTAGACAGTAGTGAGAAAGAGGTCATAAGGGTTCTTGTGTGGCCAAGGAAAAGTAGCGCAGGAGTGAAACAGCTCAGTGCTTTTAATGTGGCGGTGTTAGAGCTGAGTGGCTGGTTCCCAGTTTATA ATGCTGACGACTTTGAAAACCTACAAGCCGCCGACCTCGAAAAAGAACTTAAGAAGTGGAGGATAGACAACTTTGAAGATCTATGTAAGGAAATAAAATCACTGTTTTAG